One stretch of Pararhizobium qamdonense DNA includes these proteins:
- a CDS encoding RidA family protein, with protein MPSPRKLISSGSPFEKTAGYSRAVVQGDWCFVSGTTGYDYQTMTMPKTVEAQTRNCLKTIEAALTDAGFSLKDAVRNHYYVTDAAFADAIFPILGETFGDIRPAATMVVCDLIRPEMLIEIEVTAFKG; from the coding sequence ATGCCAAGCCCGCGAAAACTAATCTCTTCCGGCTCGCCGTTTGAAAAGACGGCGGGGTATTCGCGGGCTGTCGTACAGGGCGACTGGTGCTTCGTTTCCGGCACGACCGGCTACGATTACCAGACGATGACCATGCCTAAGACGGTGGAAGCGCAGACCCGCAATTGCCTGAAAACGATCGAAGCGGCCCTCACAGACGCCGGTTTCTCGCTGAAAGACGCGGTGCGAAATCACTATTACGTGACAGATGCCGCCTTTGCCGATGCCATCTTCCCGATCCTCGGTGAGACCTTCGGCGATATCCGCCCGGCGGCCACGATGGTGGTCTGCGACCTGATCCGCCCGGAAATGCTGATCGAGATCGAAGTGACTGCCTTCAAGGGCTGA
- a CDS encoding DoxX family protein gives MEAKLAGVCTPVFTSHPVRWLGLMALCSIFILSGVTKLLDFGAAVAEMERYGLLPARPIAAVVILFQLSASVMVISGFLRWIGALSLSLFTVLATLIALRFWDMPPGPDRFMAMNIFFEHLGLAGAFLLVAWYDLHKWRRGEKDWS, from the coding sequence ATGGAAGCGAAACTTGCCGGCGTCTGCACGCCGGTTTTCACCAGCCATCCGGTCCGCTGGCTGGGGCTTATGGCATTGTGTTCGATCTTCATCCTGAGCGGCGTGACCAAGCTCCTCGATTTCGGCGCCGCCGTCGCCGAGATGGAACGCTATGGCCTTTTGCCGGCAAGGCCGATTGCTGCCGTGGTCATCCTTTTCCAGCTGAGCGCATCGGTCATGGTCATCAGCGGCTTCCTGCGCTGGATCGGCGCGCTGTCTCTGTCCCTGTTTACAGTGCTCGCGACATTAATTGCCCTGCGCTTCTGGGACATGCCACCGGGTCCGGACCGCTTCATGGCAATGAACATCTTCTTCGAGCATCTCGGGCTCGCGGGCGCTTTTCTTCTGGTCGCCTGGTACGATCTGCACAAATGGCGCCGGGGCGAGAAGGACTGGAGCTGA
- a CDS encoding iron-containing alcohol dehydrogenase produces the protein MTAPFLFHFPGRLIVADGASARLGETLPAAAENILFITDAGLTRLGLYDPALLSLRQAGKRVIIFDAVEPDPSLTTLEAAIDLARLEKIDAVIGFGGGSSLDVAKLTALVAGSGELLSGCWGVNQAKGPRLPLILVPTTAGTGSEVTPVAIITVSDDEKRGVSSPLILPDSAVLDAQLTLGLPASITAATGIDAMVHAIEAYASVNPNNNPVSRLLAREALRLLGANIAIAVKTPGDIAARRAMLYGSMLAGMAFANSPVAAVHALAYPIGSLFHVPHGLSNALVLAHVLAFNSASAAHVYSEIAADPFPELGAISDPDERCAHFIKRLVALMVTLGMPVHLRDVGVTEADLPAMATAAMKQTRLLVNNPRSVSEEDALTIYRAAW, from the coding sequence ATGACGGCGCCGTTCCTCTTCCATTTCCCCGGCCGCCTGATCGTCGCCGATGGAGCGTCTGCACGTCTTGGCGAAACGCTGCCGGCAGCGGCTGAAAACATTCTGTTCATCACCGATGCGGGGCTGACACGCCTTGGGCTTTACGATCCGGCCTTGCTGTCGCTGCGGCAGGCAGGCAAGCGCGTCATCATCTTCGACGCCGTCGAGCCGGATCCGTCCTTGACGACGCTTGAGGCCGCCATCGATCTGGCGCGGCTTGAGAAGATCGATGCGGTCATCGGTTTTGGCGGTGGTTCCTCGCTGGATGTCGCCAAGCTCACGGCGCTGGTTGCCGGGTCCGGCGAGCTCCTGTCCGGCTGCTGGGGGGTCAATCAGGCAAAGGGGCCGCGCCTGCCGCTGATCCTGGTGCCGACCACGGCTGGAACCGGTTCGGAGGTCACGCCTGTCGCCATCATCACCGTGTCGGACGATGAAAAACGTGGCGTGTCCTCGCCACTCATCCTGCCCGATAGCGCCGTCCTCGATGCGCAATTGACGCTCGGCCTGCCCGCGTCCATTACTGCAGCCACCGGCATCGACGCCATGGTGCATGCGATCGAAGCCTATGCCTCGGTCAATCCCAACAACAATCCCGTGTCGCGCCTTCTGGCGCGTGAAGCTTTGCGGCTGCTCGGCGCAAACATTGCCATCGCCGTCAAAACACCCGGCGACATCGCGGCAAGGCGCGCCATGCTCTATGGCTCGATGCTGGCCGGCATGGCCTTTGCCAATTCGCCGGTCGCCGCCGTCCATGCGCTCGCCTATCCCATCGGCAGCCTGTTTCATGTGCCGCACGGGCTCTCCAACGCGCTGGTCCTTGCGCATGTGCTCGCCTTCAACAGCGCCTCTGCAGCCCATGTCTATTCCGAAATCGCCGCCGATCCGTTTCCTGAACTCGGTGCGATATCCGATCCAGACGAGCGCTGCGCACATTTCATCAAACGGCTGGTGGCGCTGATGGTCACGCTCGGCATGCCGGTCCATTTGCGCGATGTCGGCGTGACAGAGGCCGATCTCCCCGCCATGGCCACCGCCGCCATGAAACAGACCCGCCTCCTGGTCAACAATCCCCGCTCTGTCAGCGAAGAGGATGCGCTGACGATTTATCGGGCCGCGTGGTGA
- a CDS encoding DUF1737 domain-containing protein, with translation MKLYRLLTAIDDATFCHKVTAALNKGWELYGSPTYAWNQETRAMMCGQAVVKDVEGKEYTPDTKLSEH, from the coding sequence TTGAAACTTTACCGCCTCTTGACCGCCATCGACGACGCCACCTTCTGCCACAAGGTCACGGCCGCCCTCAACAAAGGTTGGGAACTCTATGGATCGCCGACCTATGCCTGGAACCAGGAAACCCGGGCGATGATGTGCGGCCAGGCCGTGGTCAAGGATGTCGAAGGCAAGGAATATACCCCCGACACCAAGCTTTCCGAACATTGA
- the leuD gene encoding 3-isopropylmalate dehydratase small subunit — MDKFVKLTGVAAPLPVVNIDTDMIIPKDYLKTIKRTGLGTGLFAEARYHEDGSVNEDFVLNKPAYQNAKILVAGDNFGCGSSREHAPWALLDFGIRCVISTSFADIFYNNCFKNGILPVVVSPEDLEKLMDDASRGSNAILTVDLENQEITGPDGGKISFELDAFRRHCMLNGLDDIGLTLEKAASIDTFEKANAALHPWA; from the coding sequence ATGGACAAGTTCGTCAAGCTCACCGGCGTTGCCGCGCCGCTCCCCGTCGTCAACATCGACACGGACATGATCATTCCGAAGGATTACCTGAAGACGATCAAGCGCACCGGTCTCGGTACCGGCCTTTTCGCCGAAGCCCGCTATCATGAGGACGGCTCGGTCAACGAGGATTTCGTGCTCAACAAGCCCGCCTACCAGAATGCCAAGATCCTGGTTGCCGGCGACAATTTCGGCTGCGGCTCGTCGCGCGAGCATGCCCCATGGGCGCTGCTCGATTTCGGCATTCGCTGCGTCATCTCGACCTCGTTTGCCGACATCTTCTACAATAACTGTTTCAAGAACGGCATCCTGCCGGTCGTCGTCTCCCCGGAAGACCTGGAAAAGCTGATGGATGACGCCTCGCGCGGCTCCAATGCCATCCTGACCGTCGATCTGGAAAACCAGGAAATCACCGGCCCGGACGGCGGCAAGATCAGCTTCGAACTCGACGCGTTCCGCCGCCACTGCATGCTGAACGGCCTTGATGATATCGGCCTGACGCTGGAAAAGGCAGCCTCCATCGACACGTTCGAAAAGGCCAATGCCGCTTTGCATCCCTGGGCCTGA
- a CDS encoding metallopeptidase family protein: MARIDQSDDWRERHAPTISTFESLALEAYSHLPEEFRALATDLTIEINDFPDEDVFEDMALETPFDLLGLFEGRGIGERFTMETGEMPNRIILYRRPILDYWAENEETLGDIITHVLIHEIGHHFGLSDDDMERIEESVEHVGG; the protein is encoded by the coding sequence ATGGCCCGCATAGACCAGAGCGACGATTGGCGGGAACGCCACGCGCCGACAATCAGCACATTTGAATCCCTGGCGCTGGAGGCTTACAGCCACCTGCCGGAGGAATTCCGGGCGCTGGCGACCGATCTGACCATCGAGATCAACGATTTTCCAGACGAGGACGTGTTCGAAGACATGGCGCTGGAAACGCCGTTCGACCTGCTCGGCCTGTTCGAGGGGCGCGGCATCGGCGAGCGCTTTACCATGGAAACCGGCGAGATGCCGAACCGGATTATTCTCTACCGCCGACCGATCCTCGACTATTGGGCCGAGAACGAGGAGACGCTGGGCGACATCATCACCCATGTCCTGATCCACGAAATCGGCCATCATTTCGGCCTGTCGGATGACGACATGGAGCGGATCGAGGAAAGCGTCGAGCATGTGGGCGGCTGA
- a CDS encoding ImuA family protein yields MEQTPMTRERLFALRETIARLENENVPGLLKAARKGAPEGFEPTGSRDVSRHVLPLGIAVLDDVLHGGLPLAGLTEIRAAETRDAGAAMGFVLALAALCQRVQSADAVSPILWIGQGMTGAEAGVPYGRGLQAYGLDIGCCLFSSPRTIADALWIAEAALSVPIFRAIILEVRGNPAQFGLNESRRLHMRARTGHVPIFLLRQAGGEEASSALFRFLIAPSPATGRPLPDGSVLAGSIGNPVFRVTVEKSRAFAPLELLMEWSSHARRFRHPVPETAASPAKFQPAYSVAELSASAGGPGGADEMGRIVAFQKAS; encoded by the coding sequence ATGGAGCAGACGCCCATGACGCGCGAGCGTCTTTTTGCGCTGCGCGAAACCATTGCGCGGCTGGAAAACGAAAACGTGCCAGGTCTTTTGAAGGCTGCCAGAAAGGGCGCTCCAGAAGGCTTTGAACCCACAGGCAGCAGGGACGTTTCCAGGCATGTTCTCCCCCTCGGCATCGCCGTTCTCGACGATGTCCTGCATGGCGGCCTGCCGCTTGCCGGGCTCACTGAAATCCGCGCGGCAGAAACCCGCGACGCCGGGGCGGCCATGGGGTTTGTGCTGGCGCTGGCCGCCCTTTGCCAGAGGGTCCAGAGCGCTGACGCCGTGTCACCCATTCTGTGGATCGGCCAGGGAATGACGGGCGCGGAGGCGGGCGTACCCTATGGCCGCGGGCTGCAGGCCTATGGGCTGGATATTGGCTGCTGCCTTTTCAGCAGTCCCCGCACCATCGCTGATGCGCTCTGGATTGCCGAAGCGGCGCTCTCGGTACCGATCTTCAGGGCCATCATTCTGGAGGTCCGGGGGAACCCGGCCCAGTTCGGCCTCAACGAAAGCCGCCGCCTGCATATGCGGGCGCGGACCGGTCATGTGCCGATCTTCCTCCTGCGACAGGCGGGCGGCGAAGAGGCGAGCAGTGCGCTCTTCCGGTTCCTAATTGCCCCCAGTCCCGCCACGGGGCGGCCGCTTCCGGACGGATCGGTGCTGGCCGGCAGCATCGGTAATCCGGTCTTCCGGGTCACTGTCGAGAAAAGCAGGGCCTTTGCACCTCTTGAACTTTTGATGGAATGGAGTTCCCATGCCCGCCGTTTCCGACATCCCGTCCCAGAGACAGCCGCGTCTCCTGCAAAATTCCAGCCAGCGTATTCTGTCGCTGAACTTTCCGCATCTGCCGGCGGACCGGGTGGCGCGGACGAAATGGGGCGTATCGTGGCTTTCCAGAAAGCGTCCTGA
- a CDS encoding HpcH/HpaI aldolase/citrate lyase family protein produces the protein MSLPHDRHPARLRRSVLCVPADNARALAKVATLACDAVIYDLEDAVPDGNKGGARRTLAAHLQRERRSDLEVIVRINHLNTPFGEEDLAFALTLSPDAILLPKVESPQDIQTVVDFLGENDAPDSVRLWAMIETPRGVLNAAAIAETGRTRGGRLDCFVPGLNDLRKETGVPALPGRTYLIAWLMQILLAARSCGLDIIDAVFNDVRDVSGFEAECAQGRDMGFDGKMLIHPAQIDPANGAFGVADAALADARSIIAAFALPDNADKAVINLNGLMVERLHLDQALRLSAKADAIANKGKTP, from the coding sequence ATGAGTTTGCCCCATGATCGCCACCCTGCCCGCCTGCGCCGCTCGGTTCTGTGCGTGCCCGCTGACAATGCCCGTGCCCTTGCCAAGGTCGCGACCCTTGCCTGTGACGCGGTGATCTACGATCTGGAAGATGCTGTCCCTGACGGAAACAAGGGCGGCGCCCGCCGGACGCTTGCCGCTCATCTTCAGCGGGAGCGCCGCAGCGATCTCGAGGTGATCGTCCGCATCAACCATTTGAACACGCCGTTCGGCGAGGAGGACCTTGCCTTCGCCCTGACGCTCTCGCCGGATGCCATCCTGTTGCCCAAGGTCGAAAGCCCGCAGGATATTCAGACGGTTGTTGATTTTCTTGGCGAAAACGATGCACCAGACAGCGTTCGCCTCTGGGCGATGATCGAAACCCCGCGTGGCGTGCTCAATGCGGCGGCGATTGCTGAAACCGGCCGCACCCGTGGCGGCAGGCTCGATTGTTTCGTGCCGGGGCTGAACGACCTGCGCAAGGAAACCGGCGTGCCCGCTTTGCCTGGCCGTACCTATCTCATCGCCTGGCTGATGCAGATTCTGCTGGCGGCCCGTAGCTGCGGCCTCGATATCATCGATGCGGTCTTTAATGATGTCCGGGATGTTTCAGGTTTCGAGGCGGAATGTGCTCAAGGGCGCGACATGGGCTTTGACGGCAAGATGCTGATCCACCCGGCCCAGATCGATCCCGCCAACGGCGCCTTCGGCGTCGCCGATGCCGCCCTTGCGGATGCCCGCTCGATCATCGCCGCCTTTGCGCTGCCTGATAATGCGGATAAAGCCGTCATCAATCTCAACGGCCTGATGGTCGAGCGTCTTCACCTCGATCAGGCCCTGCGGCTTTCGGCCAAGGCCGATGCCATCGCCAACAAAGGAAAAACCCCTTGA